A window of Paenibacillus polygoni contains these coding sequences:
- the rpiA gene encoding ribose-5-phosphate isomerase RpiA — MELKKAAAERAVDFVKDGMKVGLGTGSTAYWAIKRLGERMKEEGLNIQTVATSKASEDQARELGIPLIPFAEMGRLDLTIDGADEVDGRLNLIKGGGGALLREKIVATNSRRLIIVVDESKIVHTLGKFPLPVEIVPFAHEWTFQALDQLGCRPQWRMNGEEKYVTDNGNYIADCLLGRISNAEGLNQKLNMIPGVVDNGLFVDLADTVVVSHSDGSIELKKR; from the coding sequence GTGGAACTAAAAAAGGCAGCAGCAGAAAGAGCAGTGGATTTCGTTAAAGATGGAATGAAAGTAGGACTAGGTACAGGATCTACGGCCTATTGGGCTATTAAACGACTAGGCGAAAGAATGAAAGAAGAAGGACTTAATATTCAGACAGTAGCTACCTCCAAAGCTTCGGAGGATCAGGCGCGGGAATTGGGAATCCCTCTTATTCCTTTTGCGGAGATGGGTAGACTCGACCTTACGATCGATGGTGCTGATGAAGTCGATGGCAGATTAAATCTGATTAAAGGTGGCGGCGGTGCACTTTTGCGGGAGAAAATTGTGGCCACGAACAGCAGACGGCTCATTATTGTGGTTGATGAGAGCAAAATTGTTCATACGCTTGGTAAATTCCCATTGCCTGTGGAGATCGTTCCCTTTGCACATGAATGGACATTTCAGGCACTGGATCAGCTTGGCTGCCGTCCACAGTGGCGCATGAACGGCGAAGAGAAATATGTGACGGATAACGGAAACTATATTGCAGACTGTCTGCTTGGGCGCATCTCTAATGCAGAGGGACTTAATCAAAAGTTAAATATGATTCCAGGTGTCGTTGATAATGGTTTGTTCGTCGATCTGGCAGATACCGTGGTGGTATCTCACAGTGACGGGTCAATTGAGCTCAAGAAAAGGTAA
- a CDS encoding GNAT family N-acetyltransferase: MLRTIEEKDIDDLYQFIYGETNPEWKKWDAPYYPLVHESREDFHKSVEKATSKEVPSWVIMEVNGQILGTLSYYIEDSQSMWIETGIVMYQAADWNKGCGTKAMQCWITYLFQTLPIVRIGLTTWSGNVRMMGVGTKLGMQVEGRMRKCRIVDGIYYDSIRMGMLREEWEAHHLC; encoded by the coding sequence ATTCTACGTACCATTGAAGAAAAAGATATCGATGATTTATATCAGTTCATCTATGGTGAAACCAATCCAGAGTGGAAAAAGTGGGATGCACCCTATTACCCCTTAGTGCATGAGAGCCGGGAAGATTTTCATAAGTCAGTTGAAAAGGCAACCTCAAAGGAAGTACCTTCTTGGGTCATTATGGAAGTAAACGGTCAGATTCTAGGGACTTTATCCTACTATATCGAAGATTCGCAGTCGATGTGGATTGAAACAGGTATAGTGATGTATCAAGCAGCGGACTGGAATAAAGGATGCGGTACAAAAGCCATGCAATGCTGGATTACTTATCTGTTTCAGACGCTTCCTATTGTTCGGATAGGTCTTACTACATGGTCTGGAAATGTACGAATGATGGGTGTGGGTACAAAGCTCGGAATGCAAGTAGAAGGCCGTATGCGGAAGTGCAGAATCGTAGATGGAATTTATTATGATTCAATCCGAATGGGGATGTTGCGAGAGGAATGGGAAGCACACCACTTATGTTGA
- a CDS encoding MarR family winged helix-turn-helix transcriptional regulator has protein sequence MSNLRDERDLSLQLFVVLARAYNAVTARSNRDIQSHGLNTTEFGVLDLLYHKGPQPLQKIGEKVLMSSGNITYVVDKLQSKNLLLRRASLEDRRVIYAELTDEGTAFFERIFPGHHEVIKEAEQGLTDDEKIEAIRLLKKLGLSASGQEIER, from the coding sequence ATGTCTAATTTACGCGATGAGAGAGATTTGTCGCTTCAGTTGTTTGTGGTTCTAGCTAGAGCCTATAACGCTGTAACTGCAAGATCGAATCGAGACATTCAGAGTCATGGTCTGAATACGACGGAATTCGGAGTGCTTGATTTGTTATATCATAAGGGACCTCAGCCCTTGCAAAAGATTGGGGAAAAGGTACTTATGTCAAGCGGTAATATTACCTATGTAGTGGACAAGCTGCAAAGTAAAAATTTGCTGCTACGCAGAGCTTCCTTGGAAGATAGAAGGGTAATCTATGCAGAACTGACGGATGAGGGAACCGCTTTTTTTGAGCGTATTTTTCCAGGCCATCATGAAGTCATTAAAGAAGCAGAGCAAGGACTAACCGATGATGAGAAAATAGAAGCGATTCGTCTGCTGAAAAAGCTTGGATTATCGGCGAGTGGACAAGAAATAGAAAGATGA
- a CDS encoding cobalamin B12-binding domain-containing protein — protein MNDTYDAAREVLLRQVDRLAEQITDRQYKLQPELELKYGPSGRIKTKQDTKYSLSFLAESVMMKSPSLFTQYVSWLKILVARYQVTEEDLRINFTLIQEILEQTYKESDREILLDYLEKGMQEIATAQPISTYIAENQPYREHTELYLQSLLSADRKGAWSVIEQLLAAKTPIQDIYLYIFQRSQLEIGRLWHMGSITVAQEHLCTAATQANMSKLYPYWLTKENNGYKLLAACVGSELHEVGLRMLTDHFEMEGWDTYYLGASVPKEGITESIQKYNVDVLALSVTMTFHVHLAKRLISEVRSNPATKHVFIIVGGLPFNIDPELWREVGADGYAHDAGSAIEVAYSLLSSK, from the coding sequence ATGAATGATACCTATGATGCAGCTAGGGAAGTCCTCTTGCGACAGGTGGATCGCCTTGCTGAGCAAATTACAGATAGACAGTACAAATTACAACCTGAATTAGAACTGAAATATGGCCCGTCAGGCAGAATCAAAACAAAACAAGATACAAAATATAGTCTGAGTTTTTTGGCTGAGAGTGTTATGATGAAGAGTCCCTCTCTTTTTACACAATATGTGTCTTGGCTAAAAATATTAGTTGCGAGATATCAAGTAACAGAGGAAGACTTACGCATTAACTTTACTTTAATCCAAGAAATCTTAGAACAAACATATAAAGAATCGGACCGGGAAATTTTACTTGACTATTTAGAGAAAGGTATGCAGGAAATTGCTACCGCTCAGCCTATATCTACGTATATCGCGGAAAACCAGCCATACCGTGAACATACAGAGTTATATCTTCAGTCCCTGCTATCTGCCGACCGTAAGGGAGCTTGGTCTGTTATTGAGCAATTGCTTGCGGCAAAAACTCCCATCCAAGATATCTATCTATATATTTTTCAAAGATCACAGCTGGAGATCGGCAGGTTATGGCATATGGGCAGTATTACTGTGGCTCAAGAGCACTTATGTACGGCTGCCACACAGGCGAATATGTCTAAGCTTTATCCTTACTGGCTGACCAAAGAGAACAATGGCTATAAATTACTCGCTGCATGTGTAGGCAGTGAACTGCATGAAGTTGGTCTTAGAATGCTGACGGATCACTTTGAGATGGAAGGTTGGGACACCTATTATTTAGGTGCGAGTGTTCCGAAAGAAGGTATTACGGAATCAATTCAAAAATATAATGTGGACGTACTTGCATTATCTGTGACGATGACTTTTCATGTTCATTTAGCAAAACGGTTAATTTCAGAGGTGCGAAGTAATCCTGCAACGAAACACGTGTTTATTATCGTTGGAGGACTTCCTTTTAATATTGACCCAGAGCTTTGGAGAGAAGTTGGGGCAGATGGGTATGCTCATGATGCCGGTAGTGCCATTGAAGTAGCTTATTCCCTGCTTTCTTCCAAGTGA